GGCGCGCCCAACGTCATTGTCTCGGCTACCGGCTACACCGGGGCGGGCGGCTTCGAGCTGTATATTCCTAATGAGCACGCCGCCGCTGTCTGGAACAAGATAATGACCGCCGGTCAGCCCTTCGGCCTCAAGCCCATCGGGCTGGGCGCGCGCGACACGCTGCGCCTCGAAATGGGCTATTGCCTCTACGGCAACGACATCGACGACACCACCTCGCCCCTCGAAGCCGGCCTGGGCTGGATTACCAAGTTTACCAAAGACTTCACCAGCAGCGAGGCCCTAAAAGCCCAGAAAGCCGCCGGCGTAACGCGCAAGCTCGTGGGCTTCGTGATGGACGGCCCCGGCGGCCTGCCCCGCGCCCACTACCCCTTGGTCGATGCCGAGGGCAATGCCATTGGCGAGGTAACCAGCGGCGGGCAGTCGCCGAGCCTCAGCAAGGGCATCGGCCTGGGCTACGTCAAAACCGAGCTGGCTAGCCCCGGCACCCCGATTTTTGTGCAGGTGCGCGGCAAAAACCTGCCCGCCACGGTGGCCAAGCTGCCGCTGGTGCCCGGCACGGAGGAAGTGTAGGGTCCGAGCTTGCTTTTTTGAAAGAGAACGTCATGTTGCGCTCGTCGAAGCATCTTGCCTGAATCGTTAGGATAAGTCCCCCTAGCGGCGCAGTAGAGATGCTTCGATAAGCGCAGCATGACGTTCTGTTATAAATACTTACCAAGTAGTAGATTATGAAACTCGACGTTTGCTTTTCGCCCGAGCTGCTGCCGCTCTACGACCTGCGCGGCCGGGTGGCCGTTATCGTGGACGTGCTGCGCGCCACCAGCACCATCGTTACGGCGCTGGCGGCGGGCGTCACGGAGGTGTTTCCCACGGCTACCCTGGAGGAGTGCGCCGCGCTGGGCCGCGAGCAGGGCTGCATCACGGCGGCCGAGCGCGATGGTATCGCCGCTGCGGGCTTCGATTTGGGCAATTCACCCTTCGGCTTTCTCGACGGCAAGCTGGCGGTGCCGGGCCGGGCGCTGGCCATCAGCACCACCAACGGCACCATGGCCCTGCACCGCTCGCTCACGGCCGAGGCCATCGTGTGCGGCTCGTTTCTCAACCTAAGCGCGGTGGTCGATTTCGTGGTGGCGCAGGGGCGCGACGTGCTGGTGGTGTGCGCCGGCTGGAAGGGCAGCTTTTGCCTCGAAGACAGCCTCTTCGGTGGTGCGCTGGCCGAGCGGCTAGCCCCGCTGGGCTTCGACATTGCCTCCTCCGATGCCGCGCTGGCCGCCCTGCACCTGTGGCAGCACGCCAAGCCTACCTGGCCCGAATACCTGCTGCAATCGGCCGCCGTGCGCCGCCTCAATGCCCTGGAGGCGCACGACGACTTCACGTTTTGCATGCACGTCGATACCCACCCGGAGATTTTGCCCATCTGGCGCACCGACCGGCTGGTGCGCGGCTAGGGTACTACTGCGCCGAAAACCGGTAGGCCGCCGGCGTAAGGCCCGTTTTGTTCTTAAACAGCCGGCTGAAATACTGCGGGTACTCAAACCCGAGTTGAAAAGCCGTTTCATTGATGGTGAGCGACGTGCTGAGCAGCAGGCGCTTGGCTTTTTCAATGAGCGCGTGGTGGATGTGCTGCTGCGTATTTTGGCCGGTGAGCGAGCGCAGCATGTCGCCCAGGTAAGCCGGCGACACGTGCAGGGCGTCGGCGAAGTACTGCACCGTGGGCAGCGGCTGGCTTTCGCCCTGGGCAAAATAGCTAGTCAGCAGCGCTTCAAAGCGACTCAGCAAGTCGTGCTCGGCCGGCCGCCGCGTCAGAAACTGCCGGTGGTAGAAGCGGTTAGCGTAGTTAAGCAGCACGTCGAGCTGCGACACCAGCACATCCTGGCTGAAGCCGTCGATGGGCTGCTCGCACTCGCGCCGCAGGCCTTCTACCACGCCGTCGAGCAGGCTTTCTTCCCGGCCCGAGAGGTGCAGCGCCTCGTGCACCTGGTACGAAAAGTAGGTGTAGCCCGCCAGCTTCTTGGCCAGCGGGTACTTGCGCAGCAGGTCCGGGTGAAAGACGAGCAGCCAGCCGCTCAGCTCCGAAGTGTCAATCGAGTCGTTGCCCTCGCAGAGCTGCCCCGGCGCGTAAAATGCCAGCACGCCTTCGCTGAAATCGTAGGCCCGGTGGCCGTACTGAATACGGCCCTTCAGGTTCTTCTTCAAGGCGATGAGGTAGAGCTCCCGCCACGCCGGCCCGCTAAGGGGCGTGTGGTGCGGCGCGTGCTGCAGGTCAATTACCGTGAGCAGCGGATGCACCGGCGGCGGAAAGCCGAAGTGCTGCGTGAAGTCCGACACCGTGGCTAGGGTGCGAAACTCTTTAGGTGGCTGTTTCATAACGGAAAATCGTGTAAAAACTGTCTGGCAGATAGCGCGGGGCTCTGCCCCGTGCCAGCAATGCTAACTCAACGGGCTGCTAAAACCCCGCCGGATATGCCGCGCCCGCGGCGCTGCCCACCGGCATGATGGCATCGAGCTCGGCCAAATCGGTGGCGCTCAGCACAAGGCTGGCGGCGGCCACGTTGGCTTCGAGGTACTTACGGCGCTTGGTGCCCGGAATTACCACTACGTCCTGGGCCAGCACCCAGGCCAGGGCTAGCTGGGCGGGCGTCACGCCTTTTGCGGTAGCCTGGGCTTTGAGCTTCTCTACCAACTCCAGGTTCTTATAGAAGTTTTCGCCCTGGTAGCGCGGAAACCAGCGCCGCGAGTCGTTGGCCTCGAAGTCGTCGGGCGTTTTAATATCGCCCGACAAAAAGCCCCGGCCCAGCGGCGAATACGCCACGAAGCCAATGCCCAGCTCGCGCGCCGCCGCGATGATGCCCTCGTCCTCCACCCGCCGGTCGAAGAGCGAGTACTCGCTTTCCAGCGCCGAAATGGGGTGCACGGCGTGGGCGCGGCGCAGCGTGTCGGCCGGCACTTCGCTCAGGCCTAGGTAGCGCACTTTGCCTTCTGCTACGAGGCGGCTCATGGCACCCACGGTTTCTTCGATGGGCGTGGCGGGGTCTACCCGGTGCAGGTAGTAGAGGTCCACGTAGTCGGTACCCAGGTTGCGGAGCGAGCGCTCGATGCTCTTGCGCACGTACTCGGGCCGGCCGTTGTAGCCGCCGGTCCACTGCTCGTTGTCGTCTACTTCGAAGCCGAATTTGGTGGCCACGGTGAACTTGTCGCGCTGGCCGGCCAGTACCTTGGCTACCAGGCGCTCGTTTTTCATCGGGCCGTAGAGGTCGGCCGTGTCGAGCATGTCCACGCCCAGCTCCAGGGCGCGGTGCAGAGTGGCCAGGCTCTCGGCCTCGTCGGCTTCGCCGTATACGCTCATGCCGTTGACGCCGCCGGTCATGCCCATGCAGCCCAGGCCTTCGACCGACACGTGCAGGCCCTGGGTGCCCAGCGGTACTTTCTTGATAGTGCTCATAATGCGTTGCTTACAGAGGTTTTAGAAAGAAAATTCAACCTCACAAAGGTCCCGCAGCAGGCCAGGGCCGCACCTATACAAATCAGCGTTTTTACAATACAAAACGCGTCCTGTATCGGTGCGCCTGGCTAGCCTAGCGCCAGCCCCGCACCGTGGCGCCGCCAAACACCCCCTTATTGCCAGCCGGCGAAAAGATGCCGTAGGGAAACACTGCCTCGGGCGCGCTAGCCTCGTTGAGCGCCCGCAACTGCTCGGGCGAGAGCTGAATATCGAGCGCCGCGATGCTGTCGTGCAGCTGCTCGACCCGGCTAGCCCCCACAATAGGCGCGCTCACGCCGGGCTGGGCCAGCACCCAGGCCAGGGCCACCTGCGCCAGTGGGCGGCCCTGCTGCGCGGCCACCGGCCGCAGCGCTTCCAGGATGCGCCAGTTGCGGTCAGTAAAGAGCGTGTTGCCGAATGGGTTAGGCCCGCTGAGTCGGCCTTCGCCGGTGGCGCCATTTTCAGCGCGCTGGTATTTGCCGGCCAGAAAGCCCGCCGCCAGCGGGCTCCACGGCGCCAGGCCCAGGCCGCACTCGCGGGCGGCGGGCACGTACTCGTGCTCGATGTTGCGCTCGACCAGCGAGTAGGCGAGCTGCATGGCCACGGGGCCGGGCACGCCGTGCGCGGCGGCCAGGGTCGCCGCCTTGGTAGCGTACCAGGCCGGCATATCAGAAAAGCCGAAGTAGCGGATTTTGCCGGCCCGCACGAGGTCGCCGAGGGTTTGCAGCAATTCTTCTGCGGGTGTCACCGCGTCCCACACGTGCAGCCAGTAGAGGTCCACGTAGTCGGTACCCAGGCGGCGCAGCGAGCCTTCGAGGGCACGGTAAATCTGCTTGCGGCCGTTGCCGCCGGCGTTGGGGTTGCCAGCCTCGGCGCTAAAGCCAAACTTGGTGGCCAGCACTACTTTATCGCGCAGCTTCCGCTCGGCCAGGTAGCCGCCCAGCAACTCCTCGCTGCGCCCGCCGGCATACACGTCGGCCGTGTCGACGAAGTTGCCGCCGGCCTCGACGTAGGTATTGAAAATGGCCTGCGACACGTTGTCGGCCGAGCCCCAGCGGGCGGTGCCAAACGTCATGGTGCCCAAGGCTAGCGGGCTGACTACCAGACCCGAGCGGCCCAGCGTGCGAAAATCGGTAAGGGACATAGGAGTGGGACTAAGGGCATCCGTTGGCTAAACGGGTGTAGCCCCACAAAGGTCCAGCTTGGGCTAGCGGACGGCGGTATACAAACCGCGGCTTATGCTATACGAAGTGTAGCAGGCTACAAAGATTACCAGCCAGATAGTGCCCAATGCAGTCGTTTTCTAAAAGCTGTCAATGCTAGCGAACCGTTTGGACTTTGCTCAAGATTACTTTCTAAACTTATCTGACCTGCGTTGTCATCGCCTATGTAAAAGCTCTCAAAATCGGATAGCCGATAGGACAGACCATTCGCAGTAGGTAAGAGATGAACCTCAAAAATCAGTCGGTCCAGCATATTTCCCCATTCCTGGTGAGTTGTAAACTCAATACGAACCTCCTTGGGTAAGTCACCATAAGTAAGGGATTTAGCAGGTAGGCTCTGTG
The genomic region above belongs to Hymenobacter sp. BRD128 and contains:
- the gcvT gene encoding glycine cleavage system aminomethyltransferase GcvT, which encodes MEATPLKTVALHETHQQLGAKIVPFAGYAMPVRYSSDLEEHHTVRRAVGIFDVSHMGEFRVRGPQALALIQRTTSNDASKLQPGKAQYSCLPNATGGIVDDLLVYMLGEEDYFLVVNASNIEKDWNWLQQHNTEGAEMENLSDQLSLFAVQGPKAAAALASLTEVDLASIPYYSFVQGTFAGAPNVIVSATGYTGAGGFELYIPNEHAAAVWNKIMTAGQPFGLKPIGLGARDTLRLEMGYCLYGNDIDDTTSPLEAGLGWITKFTKDFTSSEALKAQKAAGVTRKLVGFVMDGPGGLPRAHYPLVDAEGNAIGEVTSGGQSPSLSKGIGLGYVKTELASPGTPIFVQVRGKNLPATVAKLPLVPGTEEV
- a CDS encoding 2-phosphosulfolactate phosphatase gives rise to the protein MKLDVCFSPELLPLYDLRGRVAVIVDVLRATSTIVTALAAGVTEVFPTATLEECAALGREQGCITAAERDGIAAAGFDLGNSPFGFLDGKLAVPGRALAISTTNGTMALHRSLTAEAIVCGSFLNLSAVVDFVVAQGRDVLVVCAGWKGSFCLEDSLFGGALAERLAPLGFDIASSDAALAALHLWQHAKPTWPEYLLQSAAVRRLNALEAHDDFTFCMHVDTHPEILPIWRTDRLVRG
- a CDS encoding AraC family transcriptional regulator yields the protein MKQPPKEFRTLATVSDFTQHFGFPPPVHPLLTVIDLQHAPHHTPLSGPAWRELYLIALKKNLKGRIQYGHRAYDFSEGVLAFYAPGQLCEGNDSIDTSELSGWLLVFHPDLLRKYPLAKKLAGYTYFSYQVHEALHLSGREESLLDGVVEGLRRECEQPIDGFSQDVLVSQLDVLLNYANRFYHRQFLTRRPAEHDLLSRFEALLTSYFAQGESQPLPTVQYFADALHVSPAYLGDMLRSLTGQNTQQHIHHALIEKAKRLLLSTSLTINETAFQLGFEYPQYFSRLFKNKTGLTPAAYRFSAQ
- a CDS encoding aldo/keto reductase, with the translated sequence MSTIKKVPLGTQGLHVSVEGLGCMGMTGGVNGMSVYGEADEAESLATLHRALELGVDMLDTADLYGPMKNERLVAKVLAGQRDKFTVATKFGFEVDDNEQWTGGYNGRPEYVRKSIERSLRNLGTDYVDLYYLHRVDPATPIEETVGAMSRLVAEGKVRYLGLSEVPADTLRRAHAVHPISALESEYSLFDRRVEDEGIIAAARELGIGFVAYSPLGRGFLSGDIKTPDDFEANDSRRWFPRYQGENFYKNLELVEKLKAQATAKGVTPAQLALAWVLAQDVVVIPGTKRRKYLEANVAAASLVLSATDLAELDAIMPVGSAAGAAYPAGF
- a CDS encoding aldo/keto reductase, whose product is MSLTDFRTLGRSGLVVSPLALGTMTFGTARWGSADNVSQAIFNTYVEAGGNFVDTADVYAGGRSEELLGGYLAERKLRDKVVLATKFGFSAEAGNPNAGGNGRKQIYRALEGSLRRLGTDYVDLYWLHVWDAVTPAEELLQTLGDLVRAGKIRYFGFSDMPAWYATKAATLAAAHGVPGPVAMQLAYSLVERNIEHEYVPAARECGLGLAPWSPLAAGFLAGKYQRAENGATGEGRLSGPNPFGNTLFTDRNWRILEALRPVAAQQGRPLAQVALAWVLAQPGVSAPIVGASRVEQLHDSIAALDIQLSPEQLRALNEASAPEAVFPYGIFSPAGNKGVFGGATVRGWR